In the genome of Arabidopsis thaliana chromosome 4, partial sequence, the window TCGTACCTCTCTTTAAGGACCCtacgtctctctctttctctctactcTCTGTTTCCTCATAATTCAAtcactatatttttttaaaaacatttgactTCATCGATCGGTTAACAATTAATCAAAAAGATGGGACGATCACCATGttgtgagaagaagaatggtcTCAAGAAAGGACCATGGACTCCTGAGGAGGATCAAAAGCTCATTGATTATATCAATATACATGGTTATGGAAATTGGAGAACTCTTCCCAAGAATGCTGGTTAGTATACGTATCTTCATTATTACATTTTAATCATACTTTTTTTATTCGTGAATTgtctttttaaagttttgctTGAATCTTGACTATAGGGTTACAAAGATGTGGTAAGAGTTGTCGTCTCCGGTGGACCAACTATCTCCGACCAGATATTAAGCGTGGAAGATTctcttttgaagaagaagaaaccattatTCAACTTCACAGCATCATGGGAAACAAGTGAGTTTGAacttttcaataattttatatttttgccATTACGTAGTTTATACGAAAACTACTAATCTTGTAGATTAGTCTTAGAGTCATAGCTTTGAATGATGTTACTAGTGATTTATGTTAAATCTACAATGCATCAGATTCTAACTTTGTTTGCTTTCGTATAGGTGGTCTGCGATTGCGGCTCGTTTGCCTGGAAGAACAGACAACGAGATCAAAAACTATTGGAACACTCACATCAGAAAAAGACTTCTAAAGATGGGAATCGACCCGGTTACACACACTCCACGTCTTGATCTTCTCGATATCTCCTCCATTCTCAGCTCATCTATCTACAACTCTtcgcatcatcatcatcatcatcatcaacaacatatGAACATGTCGAGGCTCATGATGAGTGATGGTAATCATCAACCATTGGTTAACCCCGAGATACTCAAACTCGCAACCTCTCTcttttcaaaccaaaaccacCCCAACAACACACACGAGAACAACACGGTTAACCAAACCGAAGTAAACCAATACCAAACCGGTTACAACATGCCTGGTAATGAAGAATTACAATCTTGGTTCCCTATCATGGATCAATTCACGAATTTCCAAGACCTCATGCCAATGAAGACGACGGTCCAAAATTCATTGTCATACGATGATGATTGTTCGAAGTCCAATTTTGTATTAGAACCTTATTACTCCGACTTTGCTTCAGTCTTGACCACACCTTCTTCAAGCCCGACTCCGTTAAACTCAAGTTCCTCAACTTACATCAATAGTAGCACTTGCAGCACCGAGgatgaaaaagagagttatTACAGTGATAATATCACTAATTATTCGTTTGATGTTAATGGTTTTCTCCAATTCCAATAAACAAAACGCCATTGGAATAGAGTTATGTAAACATGCAATCATTGTATTTgttatatagattttgttacatatccaaaatccaaaatactatagttttaaaatatttattactaAAGTATATTCGTCAAGGGGAAAGCAACATCCCACCAGTAAACAATATAAAGCTCAGCTCATAACATTGTTTTAATGATGGAGTTTCTATTATTGGTATCTATCTActcttttgtttaatatttgtgGTCGGCTTTTCTTCTACATAAATGCATGGAGATCGTATCAACGATCATATTAAAATATGATTCGAagatatatactataattGATATCATACATGGTGCTGAAATGTTATCGAAATAGAAAGGTAGATAAATAATTGATAGTGAATAATTATATCATTGACTTATTATCTCTTGTTTCTCTGAAGAAATAAACTAATGATAATTTATGAACCAAAACAATACTAAtaacaaatgttttgaaatGGAAGTGGGCCATTAAGTCAATCAAAAATTTGCACAATTTCACTAGAACCAATCAAAATGCACGAAAAACTTTCTATTTTGACCACCAGAGAAGTCTTACGAATTTACTAACCGGAATCCGGCGAGACTGGCCGGAGCGTGAACTAGAAGTACACGTGGTATGGTAGCGTACGTGTGCAATTGGGGTCAGATCACGGGACACAATCTAATGACCAGACGCCACTTGTACGACACGAAAGCAATAAGTGGAAAACGTAAggaaaaagttgaaagaaaaagCTCGTTTTAATTGAAATCACGGTTTGTGTTAATTAATCACCTTTAACACGTGTTGTACGGAGAGCCAACTGAGAGTGGGGACGCGTGGGGACAAAGCAGCATGTGTAAACACGAACGTCGGCATTTTTTGGGATGAGCTGTTTGTTTTGACCCCTTGTTCGGTTTTTCCAGTGGATCTTTTATTACGTATAGAgtcaacattttttataagaataaattattgtggtaattaaataaaccttgtttttttcattaaataaaaacttgtttagTAAGAgaaatttcatattattttctttggttttaatgcTAAGAGTCTTAACGAAATTAAACAATTACATATCTTGCCAATTTTGAATGCTTAATTTGCAACTAGAATAAATTGTATATATctagttttacttttttttttctttacttttttttggtaaaatatatagttttatttttgaattgaCGGAAACGTAAGTGGGTTAGTtgagttgtttcttttttatatatacgtAATTAGATATAAACGTGCGGTATACCGTAGATActcttatattttagttaaactaaaattttttattgtaaaagtgatttataaatatataatattattttatggattttaaatgtatagtaaactgctagttgtatatttttgttgatattatttatattgttcagtatttaagattatacacttgtatttaattgttaattttagagtttcaccTATAAttaccatcttgtattaatattgatttaaacccgtcaattctaagattttcaagcttgtattaaaaattgaatcacatcatacacataaaaaaatctaatatgttattaattattatagtatataagattataaattttcaaaataatatgtatgaaattgaatataaatatttaaattataaccCGTTACTtagtagaaagttttctaaaatctatttttgacctgttataatattttttcatgtattgaacagtttatattcgtttttaaaaatataaatcatggCACATGC includes:
- the MYB74 gene encoding myb domain protein 74 (myb domain protein 74 (MYB74); CONTAINS InterPro DOMAIN/s: SANT, DNA-binding (InterPro:IPR001005), Homeodomain-like (InterPro:IPR009057), Myb, DNA-binding (InterPro:IPR014778), HTH transcriptional regulator, Myb-type, DNA-binding (InterPro:IPR017930), Homeodomain-related (InterPro:IPR012287), Myb transcription factor (InterPro:IPR015495); BEST Arabidopsis thaliana protein match is: MYB-like 102 (TAIR:AT4G21440.1); Has 9090 Blast hits to 8399 proteins in 548 species: Archae - 0; Bacteria - 0; Metazoa - 816; Fungi - 491; Plants - 5947; Viruses - 4; Other Eukaryotes - 1832 (source: NCBI BLink).) — protein: MGRSPCCEKKNGLKKGPWTPEEDQKLIDYINIHGYGNWRTLPKNAGLQRCGKSCRLRWTNYLRPDIKRGRFSFEEEETIIQLHSIMGNKWSAIAARLPGRTDNEIKNYWNTHIRKRLLKMGIDPVTHTPRLDLLDISSILSSSIYNSSHHHHHHHQQHMNMSRLMMSDGNHQPLVNPEILKLATSLFSNQNHPNNTHENNTVNQTEVNQYQTGYNMPGNEELQSWFPIMDQFTNFQDLMPMKTTVQNSLSYDDDCSKSNFVLEPYYSDFASVLTTPSSSPTPLNSSSSTYINSSTCSTEDEKESYYSDNITNYSFDVNGFLQFQ